A genomic stretch from Bacillus sp. N1-1 includes:
- a CDS encoding DUF2203 domain-containing protein → MDKKYFTLEEANNLLPMIKRELAGLKRLKAQFNEHYDQIEQHKKTLLYRHKTKVDEDILFKKEARMEFMELEAQTFINNIMALGVEIKGVDEGLIDFPAVINGKKVLLCWKEGESEVSFFHSDLGGFSQREPIENIIKEEEQG, encoded by the coding sequence ATGGATAAAAAATATTTTACTTTAGAGGAAGCGAATAATTTATTACCCATGATTAAAAGAGAGCTCGCCGGATTAAAGCGTTTGAAAGCCCAGTTTAATGAACATTATGATCAAATTGAGCAACACAAAAAAACGCTTCTTTATCGCCATAAAACAAAAGTAGATGAGGATATTCTATTTAAGAAAGAAGCTCGTATGGAGTTTATGGAATTAGAAGCACAAACGTTTATCAATAATATTATGGCCCTCGGTGTTGAAATTAAAGGCGTAGATGAAGGGCTAATTGATTTTCCTGCCGTCATCAATGGAAAGAAAGTGCTACTTTGTTGGAAAGAAGGGGAAAGCGAGGTATCCTTTTTTCATTCTGATTTAGGGGGGTTTAGCCAAAGAGAACCGATTGAAAACATCATTAAAGAAGAAGAGCAGGGCTGA